From one Burkholderia pyrrocinia genomic stretch:
- a CDS encoding non-heme iron oxygenase ferredoxin subunit translates to MSEQWICAGHAGALSEDTPIEFKRTDGVEIGIYRVGDDVYALENVCPHAYALLTQGFVDEGTVECPLHEAVFDIRTGECLKGPGGRALKQYAVRLAGEEIQIKVE, encoded by the coding sequence ATGTCTGAACAATGGATTTGCGCCGGACACGCCGGCGCGCTGTCGGAAGACACGCCGATCGAGTTCAAGCGGACCGACGGCGTCGAAATCGGGATCTACCGCGTCGGCGACGACGTGTATGCGCTCGAGAACGTGTGCCCGCATGCGTACGCGCTGCTGACGCAGGGGTTCGTCGACGAAGGCACGGTCGAATGCCCGCTGCACGAGGCCGTGTTCGACATCAGGACGGGCGAATGCCTGAAGGGTCCGGGCGGACGCGCGCTGAAGCAGTACGCGGTGCGCCTCGCCGGCGAGGAAATCCAGATCAAGGTGGAATGA
- a CDS encoding recombinase-like helix-turn-helix domain-containing protein — translation MKEATVNFNPFLKPWVAPQPNNVAGKGQIEIPGQVENRIWQNRKAEPTQYENDLGDALERVFEAGATELDDVVAGLNRIGFRAPDGTPWTPERFRAEMAALAE, via the coding sequence ATGAAAGAAGCGACCGTGAACTTCAATCCCTTCCTGAAGCCGTGGGTGGCGCCGCAGCCGAACAACGTCGCCGGCAAGGGGCAGATCGAGATCCCCGGCCAGGTCGAGAACCGGATCTGGCAGAACCGCAAGGCCGAGCCGACCCAGTACGAGAACGATCTCGGCGATGCGCTCGAACGCGTGTTCGAGGCCGGCGCGACCGAACTGGACGACGTCGTCGCGGGCCTGAACCGCATCGGCTTCCGCGCACCGGACGGCACGCCGTGGACACCGGAGCGCTTCCGCGCCGAAATGGCCGCGCTCGCGGAATGA
- a CDS encoding aromatic ring-hydroxylating oxygenase subunit alpha, with translation MTSPAQHASQHDPVRDYLDRGIKNYWYPVAPSWQVSNAPVGLTRLSEQIVLWRDHEGKVHALEDRCPHRGARLSLGWNLGGSIACWYHGIEVDGGGTVNRVPAVSNCPLEGTKCVKSYPVEEKAGAIFLWFGDEAHGEPAPLNLPEELVADEYGHFLCVSNWKCNYQYAIDNVMDPMHGAYLHATSHSMAEGDKQADMRVRKTETGLMFEKIGQRDVNFDWVELGETGCLWMRLAIPYKQKFGPGGNFGIIGFATPVDGDNCQVYFWRTRKVSGWQRDVWRFMYRNRLEGLHWDVLEQDRYVLESLAPQARDHEYLYQHDVGITRVRRMLRQRAQEHLSALDAHRAAQAAAEPANG, from the coding sequence ATGACGTCCCCCGCACAACACGCTTCCCAACACGACCCGGTCCGTGACTATCTCGACCGCGGCATCAAGAACTACTGGTATCCCGTCGCACCGAGCTGGCAGGTGTCGAACGCCCCCGTCGGCCTGACGCGCCTGTCCGAGCAGATCGTGCTGTGGCGCGATCACGAGGGCAAGGTCCACGCACTCGAGGATCGCTGCCCGCACCGCGGCGCGCGCCTGTCGCTCGGCTGGAACCTCGGCGGCAGCATCGCGTGCTGGTATCACGGCATCGAAGTCGACGGCGGCGGCACGGTCAACCGCGTGCCGGCCGTGTCGAACTGTCCGCTCGAAGGCACGAAGTGCGTGAAGTCCTATCCGGTCGAAGAGAAGGCCGGCGCGATCTTCCTGTGGTTCGGCGACGAAGCGCACGGCGAGCCGGCGCCGCTGAACCTGCCCGAGGAACTGGTCGCCGACGAGTACGGCCACTTCCTGTGCGTGTCGAACTGGAAGTGCAATTACCAGTACGCGATCGACAACGTGATGGACCCGATGCACGGCGCGTACCTGCATGCGACGTCGCACTCGATGGCCGAAGGCGACAAGCAGGCCGACATGCGCGTGCGCAAGACGGAAACGGGCCTGATGTTCGAGAAGATCGGCCAGCGCGACGTGAACTTCGACTGGGTCGAACTCGGCGAAACCGGCTGCCTGTGGATGCGCCTCGCGATTCCGTACAAGCAGAAGTTCGGCCCGGGCGGCAACTTCGGGATCATCGGCTTCGCGACGCCGGTCGACGGCGACAACTGCCAGGTCTACTTCTGGCGCACGCGCAAGGTCAGCGGCTGGCAGCGCGACGTGTGGCGCTTCATGTACCGCAACCGCCTCGAAGGGCTGCACTGGGACGTGCTCGAGCAGGACCGCTACGTCCTCGAAAGCCTCGCGCCGCAGGCGCGCGATCACGAATACCTGTACCAGCACGACGTCGGCATCACGCGCGTGCGCCGGATGCTGCGCCAGCGTGCGCAGGAACACCTGTCCGCGCTCGACGCGCATCGTGCGGCGCAAGCTGCTGCGGAGCCCGCGAATGGCTGA
- a CDS encoding SDR family oxidoreductase: MAEFAPVVPLAGRRVLVTGGARGLGAAFVKALVAAGAQVAFGDVLADEGRALAAQLSEAGHVAHFFALDLADPASVDAFVAQGAAALGGIDALINNAAITNSGGKLSTELDVATWDAVMNVNVRGVWLVSNAALPHLAKSGRGAIVNLASDTALWGAPKLLAYVASKGAVIAMTHAQAREFGVHGVTVNAIAPGLTEVEATAYVPAERHAFYMQGRALTRAQVADDVTGPVLFLLSDGARFVTGQLLPVNGGFVMN, encoded by the coding sequence ATGGCTGAGTTCGCACCGGTCGTGCCGCTCGCGGGGCGCCGCGTGCTCGTCACCGGCGGCGCGCGCGGTCTCGGCGCGGCGTTCGTGAAGGCGCTCGTCGCCGCGGGCGCGCAGGTCGCGTTCGGCGATGTGCTGGCCGACGAAGGCCGTGCGCTTGCCGCGCAACTGTCGGAAGCCGGCCATGTTGCGCATTTCTTCGCGCTCGACCTGGCCGATCCGGCGAGCGTCGACGCATTCGTCGCGCAGGGCGCGGCGGCGCTCGGCGGCATCGACGCGCTGATCAACAACGCGGCGATCACGAACTCGGGCGGCAAGCTGTCGACGGAGCTCGACGTCGCGACGTGGGACGCCGTGATGAACGTCAACGTGCGCGGCGTGTGGCTCGTCAGCAATGCGGCGCTGCCGCACCTCGCGAAGTCGGGCCGCGGCGCGATCGTGAACCTCGCATCGGACACCGCGCTGTGGGGCGCGCCGAAGCTGCTCGCGTACGTCGCGAGCAAGGGCGCGGTGATCGCGATGACGCATGCGCAGGCGCGGGAATTCGGCGTGCACGGCGTGACGGTCAACGCGATCGCGCCGGGGTTGACCGAAGTCGAGGCGACCGCCTACGTGCCGGCCGAGCGCCATGCGTTCTACATGCAGGGCCGCGCACTGACGCGCGCGCAGGTGGCCGACGACGTGACGGGCCCCGTGCTGTTCCTGCTGTCGGACGGCGCGCGCTTCGTGACGGGCCAGCTGCTGCCGGTGAACGGCGGCTTCGTAATGAATTGA
- a CDS encoding cupin domain-containing protein: protein MADADLERKSWDQPEGASFNDWMEGRVARYATRRYDWDALKFQADYDPKYRRAQMRYVGTGGTGVAKDVNTVPAGNFTFSTMVIPAGNIGPSHIHIDVEEIFFVLRGKMKVICERDGETWEAILGERDLISVPPGVYRTEINIGEEDALMCVMLGSSKPITPTYPPDSPLAKIKR from the coding sequence ATGGCGGACGCCGATCTCGAACGCAAGTCGTGGGACCAGCCGGAAGGCGCAAGCTTCAACGACTGGATGGAAGGGCGCGTGGCGCGCTACGCGACGCGTCGCTACGACTGGGACGCACTGAAGTTCCAGGCCGACTACGACCCGAAGTACCGCCGTGCGCAGATGCGCTATGTCGGCACCGGCGGCACGGGCGTCGCGAAGGACGTCAACACGGTGCCGGCCGGCAACTTCACGTTCTCGACGATGGTCATCCCGGCCGGCAACATCGGCCCGAGCCACATCCATATCGACGTGGAAGAAATCTTCTTCGTGCTGCGCGGCAAGATGAAGGTGATCTGCGAGCGCGACGGCGAGACGTGGGAAGCGATCCTCGGCGAGCGCGACCTGATCTCGGTGCCGCCGGGCGTGTATCGCACGGAAATCAACATCGGCGAGGAAGACGCGCTGATGTGCGTGATGCTGGGTTCGTCGAAGCCGATCACGCCGACCTATCCGCCCGATTCGCCGCTCGCGAAGATCAAGCGTTGA